The DNA region tatgaagtTTCTTTATAAATTGGCGGAGAGTTGCTAGGTGTTTCTCATGAATATTGCTGCATGCATAGGTAGTTTTCATACAGTATTTGGATAGAAGGTGACAGATATGAGAGTTGGTTGCCACATGCATAAAAACGATATATAATGGATCAAATAGGCTTTAACATCCATCTTTTTCtgcttgttaaaaaaaatgaagctcATCAAGAAGTGCTGAAGAGAGAAATAGAAAGATTGAGGCATGTGTATCACCATCAGAACCTTAAAAAGATGGAAAATCCTGGTGCCTCGCCAGCACCGGCGCCACCTGCCGACGCCAAGCCCTCCATAGAAAAAGAACAAGTTCTCGATGTTTGAATCTCACAAAGACTTTAGAGAACGAAATGTAACAATGAAATCACAGCTAGCCCACAAGCGACTTGCTTGCGTGGAAGGTCGAGTCTAGGTGTCCTCAATGTGAAGGAATTGAATGGGAAGGAGTCAAATTCAAGGTGGAAATTTAAGGCTATCCTGCGGAGCTGTTGAAGCCACATGATACCTGTACATCGACATGACTGTTTGGGACCAAAAAGGGATTGCAGCTGGTtgatatttcattaattaaatccaggaaagaaaaagaaaggagatGCAGCTGCTGCTGTGGTTTCAAAGAAGTTAAAAAGTATAGTTTGTCTTTGCTCTGACTGAGCAGGAGGAATGGGGTTTTTacttttgtaattatttttttattcatcttttttaaaaatttaagcttTTCATAAGGTGTGTTTGGATGAAGATGATTGTCAGGCTTAGGCAATTGGTTTTGGTGTAATTCAGTGGCTTTATTTCTTggtgaaaacaagaaaaataaaaaattgtaaataaagtGCAGTTTAGAAGAGGTGATAATATGAACATGTGTTACCAACtggaggattttttttttttttattttctaagaaAAGAAAGTAAGTAGAGAAATTACACACTGTTGAAGAATGTGCAAGATAACTGATCTTTCATGTCTTGAATTTTTCTGTTGGGGAAGGAGTGTTGATAATTATTTCCACGTGGTTTGTTCTTCTTCCCCATAGACCAGTCTTCAtctgcataaataataatattgatggGTGGTTGTGGTGGATCAGAAACATCATATTTACACATTCCAACCAACCACATGGATATATATTTCTGTTAAACATTGCGAAAGAAAGGTAATTGCAGTTGGAATAATAAGATTTGACCCCAATCACACCGTTTCAGGTGGATTATTGCACCATCTCATTTAAGATTTAGCAGTGTTTTAGCTGTTGCTTTCTTTCGGGCCCTTTCGCTGTTGGTTCTTTGCTTGTTGTTCTTGAGGTTTGTCCTCTGGTAGGTCTTGTCGGTTTTTGTGCAGTTAATTTCCTGCTGTTCTACATTTCTTTGAAGTAAGATTATATTCGAAACggattagtttgagtttaaaaattaatttgatccagtgtaattcaatttaaatttatttattttaaatataaatcaagtttgaattattttcattcaaacaaaattagaactatttttaatattggttcaatgaattcgaactaaattatttttcatttaaattaaacttaaataaagaggtatttaaatttgagtGAATTTAATTCATATCCACCTCTACTCCAAGGAAAGCTTAGGTTGTGGTCAAGTTCTTCTTTTGGGCTTacggtttttttcttctttaattcatttttgctaaaaaaaaaaaaaaatcaaacatctTCAATTATTTGCAGACTTAAGACTgtcaattatttcaattaaaaaaatttttaaaattaattaatgcaaaACTTAAGTTCTGACCTAAACTACATTATTACTCAAGGCCCGAAAGAAATCACTGGGCTTAAAATAGTCAAATTGATCCGAATATGAGCACAACCAATCAATTTTGACTTAAATGGGCCCAAAGCGGTATTTCTAGTTAGACGAAATGAAATACGCAAATCTCTTCCTCCAACTGATCAAATAGAGGAAACACTACCATACATAGGCACTTGAATAATTTATGCAACACTGTTAAAAACAACCTCTTACATACACAAGGCTCAACGCAAAGGCAATACTGACACTAAATTTGTCAGCAATCAAGGTATATACTGATTATTCAACCGTTGACTTAGATGCACTATTGCTGGGTActgatagaaaaataataacaataacagtAAGGGTATAACTCTAAACAATCTGGGTTTAAGTATCTGTCACGCTTGTAAAACCCTGATTGCAAAAGATTAAAATGCATGGAGAACGCTTTGAGATGGAGAAGACGCTTAAAAAAGGAGAGCTTCAACATATAACATTCAGATTTCTTTCCACTCTGCAGAATTCCGATTTGTATATCTACATCCAGCAGACAGAAGCTTTGCAGAACAACATTGTAATCCATTTTCTACTCTCCATTTTGCTACTATTAGAGTACAATATTCACCAAAGAAATATTAGATACTGGCATACACATATTTGATTCTTATTGCCCTACAACAACttcccaaaaaataataataataaataatgaaaattagtTCTTTCGTTTTTTAAGGCAAACATGTTGTAAAAACGCAAAGAAACGCTAACAAAGAAGTTCACCAAAGAAACAACAGATTAGGCAATACAATAGTTAATTTGCGTGATCATCGTTTTAAAAATACAGAGGAGTTTGGGGCAGGGCATTTGCAAATTCATTGCTCATATCTAACGTCAAACAAGGAGCTCAAATTGTAAGTTCATAAATGAAACAAGCACACAACATGGAAAGATAAAAACATCTGCCGCCATCTTAACATGCCAATACACACTAAagatttaaatacataaatctaTAAACTAGAAAGATAAAGAGGTGCagaaactatatatacatatattttctttgttaaatGTTCCTGTCTACTAACCTATTTATAACATAAACTCCTAGAGTCACCAAACAAACAATCTCATTCGGAGCTCATTTTAAATTCTTCAGAAACCTTTCGTTTTGCAAGCAATTCCTTGAGGTGTTTTACCTCATTTTCAAAATCTAGGATCTTCATAGAAAGCATATGAACCCCACAATTATGTGCTTCGAAGTTTAAAATCCATCCTTCTTCAAAttgcttaattttcttttcaattagcACATGGTTCattgtctcttcttcttctagcTTCATGTCATTTTCAAGCCCAATTTGTTCTGCTTCCAGCAcccttctttcttcttgttgcttcatttcttcttccagcatccttctttcttcttcttccttaatTTCTTCTAGCTTCCTTCTCTCTTCATCTTgcttcatctcttcttctagcttcattctctcttcttcttgcTTCACACGTTGCTTTTCAAGTTCCATGGTGCTTAGAACTAAACCTCCACCACCAGTGACATCCTTGTAAAGTGGTTCATCAGCCTGTGGGCACCGTGCTCTATATTCAGCAAATGCCCTATGAGTCTCCTTCAAAGCCTTTCTATATCCCTCAACGACATTTGCCATAACAAAAAGTTCATGCTCAAGCTTATAGACATCAATCTGCCTTTTATGTTGTTCCTCCAACTTCGCCTTATGCAAGTGCTCAATCATGTTATCCCGCTTCTGCACTTCattaattaacatttgttgATTTACATTGGACTCCTGGTAAACCTGATCTTTTGTCTCATACATCATTGTAGCCTTTCCCATCCAATGCTGTATTTGCTCCATACACGTGTGAAAATCTGATGATGACTTACTAACCCATGATCCTCCACTTCTCAACCGCTTATTGCAACTATTAAGATGAGAAACCTCATTATCCTGATCCATAGCTCTCTTGTTCCCATTACCAAAATGTGAAGACGAAGCTCCTGGATTTGTATGAGCATCAACCCTAGACGAGAGAAACTGCCCAGGTAAATCATCCTCACAAATTTGTATCCCATTACTAAAAGGAGCTTGCACTGCTTCCATTCCCTGAATAAGATTAGCTGAGGTTACCATCTCTAAAGTATCAGCTTCAGGAGAAAGAGCAAATCCTACTTCGTGCTGCTGttcttcctcttcatcttcttcgtcTCCTCCCTCTTCATCCCcttcttcttccatttcttctctcttttcctCATCACAATCCATAACCTTAACATCACCAAGAGTACAGCCCTTCAAAAAAGGCTCATTCTCAAGAACATAATTTTTCCCATCCAATAATAACAGATCTTGTTGTTCTTCATTTTTACTTCCCCCAAAATTGACAACATCATCTCTCACAACCCCTTCTTCCTCTTTTGCAACATTCTCTTTCACATTAACAGTATTATCTTGACCAAGACACAACTCAATGTTATGCTCCTCCAACTCAGTTATTTTACTATCATCATCCCCGTCGGGCATTTTAACATCCCCATCACAGtcctcctcatcttcatctttggcCTCTTCTCTCACCTCCTCTCCATCATCTTTGACCTCTTCTCTCGCCTCCTCCTTTTCATCTTTAACCTCCTCTCTCACCTTCTCCTTTTCATCTTGCACCTCCTCTCTCACCTCCTCCTCTTCATCTTTGATCTCCTCTCTCGCCTCCTTTTCATCTTGGACCTCCACTCCATCTTTGATGTCCTCTGGCACATCATGCTCTTCAACTTTGACCTCCTCAGTCacctcctcctcttcttctttgatcTCCTCCCTCGCCTCCTTTCCATCTTGGACCTCCACTCCATCTTTGATGTCCTCTGGCACATCATGCTCTTCAACTTTGACCTCCTCAGTCacctcctcctcttcttctttgatcTCCCCTCTCACcccctcctcttcttctttgatcTCCTCTCTCACCCCGTCTTCTTCCTCTTTGAACTCCTCTCTCACTTGctcctcttcttctttgatctcctctctctcctcttcttcGTCTTTGATCTCCTCTCTCACCTTCCCCTGCTGTTTGACGTCTTCTCTCAACAACTCCGCTTTCTGACATTTGATCAAACACTGCAAATGCGAAGCATAATAACAATTCTCCAACTTTGAGTTCGTTATCTCTTTCTCAACCATAAACCAAACGAAAGTAGCCCAACAAATCTTCTCAAAATTCCCTTCTTTAATCATCTTCACCACATTCAGCACATCCTGAGGCATCATCCACGTGTCGTCATGCAAAAGCATCCAATTCGACACTACCTCTTGGATAAATCCAATCGAATCCTCCGATTCTTTCTCACAGGACACCGCAGAACCGTCCGACGCATTCACATTGGCGTTACTCTTATCCTTCCTAACCGGCAATTTCAATGCGCGGGACAAATCCGCACGATTCACAAGGAGTCTTGTACCGTTGACGTAGCTGCTACGCGTGCTCGAGTTGTAATTTGCGATGATTTGGGCGATGAGATCTGTACGGATGTTGGGATCGAACTCCAGATGAACAAAATCCCACAACCCAACTCGTTTCAGTAGAGTTTCGTGGAGggaaaaatgtagttttttgtTGGGTTGGAAAGGGATTGGTCTTAGGGTTTGCTTAAGAATTTCGAGCTTTTTCAACCACCTCTTTTCGAGAGCAGCGGTGCGTCGTTTTTGTTTGTTAAGTTTCTTGCGTTTAGTAGGAGGACGTCGGGTGGGAGTTGGGGTTGTCGATTGAGAGACGGGGGTAAGCATCTTTAGATCATCTTCTTCCTGATCTTCTTCAAATTGGTCAGAGTTACGAGCACTTGGTATATCTAAGGGTATttctagggttagggttttagTTGATGGTGATTGACATTGGGTAGGCGGAGATAGTTGTTCTTCGTTCTGGGTAGTCATCTTCGAGCTTTGTTGGGTTGAACTTTGGTGTTGATTTTCAGAAGAAATATTAAGACTCGGACTGACCATGCCAATATTTCTTCTGCAATAGGGACTCAAAAGCTGTGGCTTTTCGTTTCCTCTTCTCCGCTCTGGACGTAGCAACTAACGCTTGCCACTTCAGGAAAACTTTTGG from Mangifera indica cultivar Alphonso chromosome 8, CATAS_Mindica_2.1, whole genome shotgun sequence includes:
- the LOC123223823 gene encoding golgin subfamily A member 6-like protein 22; this translates as MVSPSLNISSENQHQSSTQQSSKMTTQNEEQLSPPTQCQSPSTKTLTLEIPLDIPSARNSDQFEEDQEEDDLKMLTPVSQSTTPTPTRRPPTKRKKLNKQKRRTAALEKRWLKKLEILKQTLRPIPFQPNKKLHFSLHETLLKRVGLWDFVHLEFDPNIRTDLIAQIIANYNSSTRSSYVNGTRLLVNRADLSRALKLPVRKDKSNANVNASDGSAVSCEKESEDSIGFIQEVVSNWMLLHDDTWMMPQDVLNVVKMIKEGNFEKICWATFVWFMVEKEITNSKLENCYYASHLQCLIKCQKAELLREDVKQQGKVREEIKDEEEEREEIKEEEEQVREEFKEEEDGVREEIKEEEEGVRGEIKEEEEEVTEEVKVEEHDVPEDIKDGVEVQDGKEAREEIKEEEEEVTEEVKVEEHDVPEDIKDGVEVQDEKEAREEIKDEEEEVREEVQDEKEKVREEVKDEKEEAREEVKDDGEEVREEAKDEDEEDCDGDVKMPDGDDDSKITELEEHNIELCLGQDNTVNVKENVAKEEEGVVRDDVVNFGGSKNEEQQDLLLLDGKNYVLENEPFLKGCTLGDVKVMDCDEEKREEMEEEGDEEGGDEEDEEEEQQHEVGFALSPEADTLEMVTSANLIQGMEAVQAPFSNGIQICEDDLPGQFLSSRVDAHTNPGASSSHFGNGNKRAMDQDNEVSHLNSCNKRLRSGGSWVSKSSSDFHTCMEQIQHWMGKATMMYETKDQVYQESNVNQQMLINEVQKRDNMIEHLHKAKLEEQHKRQIDVYKLEHELFVMANVVEGYRKALKETHRAFAEYRARCPQADEPLYKDVTGGGGLVLSTMELEKQRVKQEEERMKLEEEMKQDEERRKLEEIKEEEERRMLEEEMKQQEERRVLEAEQIGLENDMKLEEEETMNHVLIEKKIKQFEEGWILNFEAHNCGVHMLSMKILDFENEVKHLKELLAKRKVSEEFKMSSE